Within the Medicago truncatula cultivar Jemalong A17 chromosome 4, MtrunA17r5.0-ANR, whole genome shotgun sequence genome, the region ATTtctcataatatatatttccatacAATTGTTGAGACAGTGATCACTCAAACCCTTCTCACCAAGACAACCAAAACTACAACTTGATAATTAGTTTTGAACTATATTTTAGAGACGAAATTAACATTACTTTTCTCTAATCAAAGAAACTTGTATaccaatcaaataaaatcaaaattaactgaAATGGTAACATGAGCGCCCAAGTCATGGTTACAATCTTTTAGCACAAGGTTGGCATAATAATGTTGGTTTACAAGTCAGGAACAGTCACAATCTTAGATAACATGGTCACAGCAAATTTTGTCCAACCTTCAAAactaatagaaaatatataataaatcatcatcataaagGTTTCCATTCACGACGTACAAAAGCAAGACAACACTTATCAACCTAACTGctgaaaaagaaaactattcAGTCTTTACTTCAAGGTCTTTCAACATATTTTCAAGCTTCTTCATATGATCTTCGAGAACATGAATTTCATTCCGCTGATTATTCTTATCAAGCAAATTTGTAGCCACTGCAATTGCATCAGTGATCTTTTTGAGTTTTTGAGATGATAGCTTTAAATTTACGTCCTTAATCTTTAGACCATTCCTCAACTTGTAAATGCAGCAATCTAATGCATTCATTACCATAGACTTCCTTAGGAATTTCTCATCTTCAGCACGGTACTCTCTAGCTTCTTGaatcattttgttaatttcttctCTGGATAACCTTTCTTTGTCGTTGGTTATCGTGATCTCATTCATATTGCCAGTGGATTTTTCCATAGCAGAAACATTCAGTATACCATTTTCGTTGATAGTGAAGCATACATCCAAAGGTTGGCCACGAGGAGTATCTGGAAGAcaagaaagaataaaagaaCCTAGCAGATTGTTGTCCGCGACTCTTGCTCTCTCACCCTCATAAACATTAATAGAGACACGGCAATGGTTATCGCTAGCAGTACCATATCCTTTTGTCATCTTCACAGGTAGAGAAGTATTCCTAGGAATTACCACATCCATGGTGTCTTGATTCACTGAAATACCAAGTGACAAAGGGGTGACATCTCGCAGCACCAACTTTGGGGCATTCTTAATGCCTTCACTCAATAGAGCAGCCTGGACAGCTGCCCCGTGAGCAACTGCCTCATCAGGATTGATGCTCTTGCACAAATCCTTCCCATTGAAGAAATTACGCAATAGTTCCTGCACTTTGGGAATCCTAGAAGAACCACCGACAAGAACAATATCATCTACACTACTCTTGTCTACCTTTGAATCAGTAAGACAACTCTCAACAGTCTGTATACACTCATTAAAAAGGTCCATATTGATTTCCTCAAACTTGACACGAGTGATTGATGAAGAAAAGTCAATGTCTTGAAATAAATTATCTATCTCAACAAATGTGAGAAACTTGAAGGAGAGTGTCCTTTTTGCCTTTTCACATGCAGTTCTCAACTGTCTCAAAGCTCTTGGATTCCCGGTAATGTCCACGTTGTTCTTCG harbors:
- the LOC11419378 gene encoding heat shock cognate 70 kDa protein, with translation MANKCEGHAVGIDLGTTYSCVAVWLEEKNRVEIIHNDEGSKITPSFVAFTDGQRLVGAAAKDQAAINPQNTVFDAKRLIGRKFSDPVVQKDILLWPFKVVSGVNDKPMISLKFKGQEKLLCAEEISSIVLTNMREIAEMYLESPVKNAVITVPAYFNDAQRKATMDAGAIAGLNVMRIINEPTAAAIAYGLEKRGRCDAERNIFVFDLGGGTFDVSLLTIRDDVFEVKATAGNTHIGGEDFDNRMLNYFVEEFKTKNNVDITGNPRALRQLRTACEKAKRTLSFKFLTFVEIDNLFQDIDFSSSITRVKFEEINMDLFNECIQTVESCLTDSKVDKSSVDDIVLVGGSSRIPKVQELLRNFFNGKDLCKSINPDEAVAHGAAVQAALLSEGIKNAPKLVLRDVTPLSLGISVNQDTMDVVIPRNTSLPVKMTKGYGTASDNHCRVSINVYEGERARVADNNLLGSFILSCLPDTPRGQPLDVCFTINENGILNVSAMEKSTGNMNEITITNDKERLSREEINKMIQEAREYRAEDEKFLRKSMVMNALDCCIYKLRNGLKIKDVNLKLSSQKLKKITDAIAVATNLLDKNNQRNEIHVLEDHMKKLENMLKDLEVKTE